A stretch of the Nicotiana tabacum cultivar K326 chromosome 6, ASM71507v2, whole genome shotgun sequence genome encodes the following:
- the LOC107776634 gene encoding high mobility group B protein 7, translating to MVYQARTRKRVHGIQIRRGPDGSAFQKCEICGISVAVALADMHECEPRKDIKKLKCGPRSVSVVKEQRKIDQPRSAFRVFMEELVKTNMDGNELEVDKKGFETWKNMTREERFLYFMKADKINLAYLKLLRREENDMQWRADDEADSAEVGKYDWNYEYDDYYDSESSGDLILA from the exons ATGGTGTATCAAGCTAGAACAAGGAAAAGGGTCCACGGTATCCAAATACGTCGTGGTCCCGACGGCAGTGCCTTTCAAAAATG TGAAATATGTGGCATTTCAGTGGCTGTCGCATTGGCTGACATGCACGAATGTGAACCCAGAAAGGATATTAAGAAATTGAAATGCGGACCCAGGAGCGTAAGCGTTGTTAAGGAGCAGAGGAAAATTGACCAACCCAGATCAGCTTTTCGAGTTTTCAT GGAGGAACTTGTGAAGACAAACATGGACGGGAATGAGTTAGAAGTGGATAAGAAAGGTTTTGAGACATGGAAAAATATGACCCGTGAG GAGAGGTTCTTGTACTTCATGAAAGCCGATAAAATTAATCTTGCATACTTGAAGCTTTTGCGCAGAGAGGAGAATGATATGCAATGGAGG GCGGACGACGAGGCGGATTCAGCTGAAGTTGGCAAGTACGATTGG AATTATGAATATGATGATTATTATGATTCTGAATCTTCTGGGGATTTGATTCTGGCCTGA